The following are from one region of the Actinoplanes sp. L3-i22 genome:
- a CDS encoding sulfotransferase, whose protein sequence is MNDRRLSRRANNGEPDFDLLIILAPPRSFTTVVSAMLGQHPQLYGLPETHFFTCDSIDEWTTTYRGTDRMDGALRAVAQLVFGGQTQPTVRLARRWLQARSFLTTAEVLRLLARRAAPRVLVEKTPTASRQIQAVRRMRREFPRARFLHLVRHPHDQVRSRLQRRLDGQRDDGPASLAEAADRLGEDPAQLWYATHQAILRFFEEVPAGQRLRVRGEELLAEPAAGLGEIAAWLGLRGDDEAIDAMRHPERSPFAGQGPPNAPRGGDEKFFHDPVLRERGPGTPPLDAPLPWRPEARLPERVRGLARTFGYR, encoded by the coding sequence ATGAATGATCGTCGGCTTTCACGGCGTGCCAATAATGGCGAACCGGACTTCGATCTTCTGATTATCCTGGCGCCGCCGCGATCATTCACCACGGTCGTCTCGGCCATGCTCGGGCAACATCCGCAACTGTACGGCCTGCCCGAGACGCACTTCTTCACCTGCGACTCGATCGACGAGTGGACGACGACGTACCGCGGCACCGACCGGATGGACGGCGCGCTGCGTGCCGTCGCCCAGCTGGTCTTCGGCGGGCAGACCCAGCCGACCGTGCGGCTGGCCCGGCGCTGGCTGCAGGCCCGGTCGTTCCTGACCACCGCCGAGGTGCTGCGCCTGCTGGCCCGGCGGGCCGCCCCGCGGGTCCTGGTCGAGAAGACCCCGACCGCGTCCCGGCAGATCCAGGCGGTGCGCCGGATGCGCCGCGAGTTCCCCCGGGCCCGGTTCCTGCACCTGGTCCGGCACCCGCACGACCAGGTCCGCTCGCGGCTGCAACGCCGGCTCGACGGACAGCGCGACGACGGGCCGGCCAGTCTCGCCGAGGCCGCCGACCGGCTGGGCGAGGACCCGGCCCAGCTCTGGTACGCGACGCACCAGGCCATCCTGCGGTTCTTCGAGGAGGTGCCGGCCGGCCAGCGGCTCCGGGTCCGCGGCGAGGAGCTGCTCGCCGAGCCGGCCGCCGGGCTGGGCGAGATCGCGGCCTGGCTCGGCCTGCGCGGCGACGACGAGGCGATCGACGCGATGCGGCACCCGGAGCGCTCGCCGTTCGCCGGGCAGGGGCCGCCGAACGCGCCGCGCGGCGGGGACGAGAAGTTCTTCCACGACCCGGTGCTGCGCGAGCGCGGGCCAGGGACGCCACCGCTGGACGCGCCGCTCCCCTGGCGGCCCGAGGCCCGGTTGCCCGAGCGTGTCCGCGGCCTGGCCCGGACCTTCGGGTACCGCTGA
- a CDS encoding tetratricopeptide repeat protein, whose translation MDEYVAPQQLESAAAGGQTAAAYQLGIMLADAEPDQARRWLEQAAEGGHPAAAYQLGILLAAYEPEAAREWLERAARSGQGVAAFQLGLMLVDTEPDQARHWLEQAADGGHVGAAYQLGVMLADSDPDQARHWLELAARGGASRR comes from the coding sequence GTGGACGAATACGTGGCCCCGCAGCAGTTGGAGAGCGCGGCGGCCGGCGGGCAGACCGCCGCCGCCTACCAGCTCGGCATCATGCTCGCCGACGCCGAGCCCGACCAGGCCCGCCGCTGGCTCGAGCAGGCGGCCGAGGGCGGGCACCCGGCGGCCGCCTACCAGCTGGGCATCCTGCTCGCGGCGTACGAGCCGGAGGCGGCCCGGGAGTGGCTGGAACGGGCCGCGCGGTCCGGGCAGGGGGTCGCCGCCTTCCAGCTCGGCCTGATGCTCGTCGACACCGAGCCCGACCAGGCCCGGCACTGGCTCGAGCAGGCCGCCGACGGCGGGCACGTGGGCGCCGCCTACCAGCTCGGCGTGATGCTCGCCGACTCCGATCCGGACCAGGCCCGGCACTGGCTCGAACTGGCCGCCCGCGGTGGCGCGTCCCGCCGCTGA